A genomic stretch from Hymenobacter psoromatis includes:
- a CDS encoding transmembrane permease, protein MFAKIRLHAALFLVSLIYAGTYSLAKDIMPRYMQPLGIVTLRIAGAALFFGLLKLLVAPRERISGRADNLRTVACGVLGIGLNQLAFFAGLNLTTPINASLLQTISPIVVVLASAVLLKDKITPQKLVGIGLGAAGAAALILSRPSNGAVPQAAFLGNLYLLLNATVFGLYLVLVAPLMRKYNAFTVLARIFLVGGVIAIPAGLSQALAADYGRFPLFIWAELGYMIFFLTILAYLLNNWALKYATPALLGVYIYLQPVLAVLIAVATGKDRFTLDKAWQAALIFVGVWLVSRKPRPGPVPTELLATTENQ, encoded by the coding sequence ATGTTCGCCAAAATTCGCCTGCACGCGGCCCTGTTCCTGGTTTCGCTCATCTACGCGGGCACGTATAGCCTGGCCAAGGACATTATGCCGCGCTACATGCAGCCGCTGGGCATCGTGACGCTGCGCATTGCGGGAGCGGCGCTGTTTTTTGGGCTGCTCAAGCTGCTGGTGGCCCCGCGCGAGCGCATCAGCGGGCGGGCCGACAACCTGCGGACCGTGGCGTGCGGCGTGCTGGGCATCGGGCTCAATCAACTGGCCTTTTTCGCGGGCCTCAACCTCACTACCCCCATCAACGCGTCGCTGCTCCAAACCATCTCGCCCATTGTGGTGGTGCTGGCCTCGGCGGTGCTGCTCAAGGATAAGATTACGCCGCAAAAGCTGGTGGGCATTGGGCTGGGCGCGGCCGGCGCGGCGGCCCTCATCCTGAGCCGGCCCAGCAACGGCGCGGTGCCGCAGGCGGCCTTTTTGGGCAATCTGTATTTGCTACTCAATGCCACGGTTTTTGGCTTGTACCTGGTGCTGGTAGCGCCGCTGATGCGCAAATACAACGCCTTCACGGTGCTGGCGCGCATCTTTCTGGTGGGCGGCGTCATTGCCATCCCGGCGGGGCTGTCGCAGGCCCTCGCGGCCGACTACGGCCGCTTTCCGCTCTTCATCTGGGCCGAGCTGGGCTACATGATTTTCTTTCTCACCATCCTGGCTTACCTCTTGAATAACTGGGCGTTGAAGTACGCTACGCCGGCGCTGCTGGGCGTGTACATCTACTTGCAGCCGGTGCTGGCGGTGCTCATCGCCGTGGCCACGGGCAAGGACCGTTTTACCCTGGATAAGGCCTGGCAGGCGGCGCTCATCTTCGTGGGCGTGTGGCTGGTGAGCCGTAAGCCCCGGCCCGGCCCGGTGCCCACCGAGCTACTGGCGACGACCGAAAACCAGTGA
- a CDS encoding ABC transporter, protein MSDQPQESLPTSKVARAARFAKTGFKVGANYVQHYAKKAVGADSPMADLHQANAAELYGTLSEMKGSVLKVAQMLAMEKNLLPPAYAEQFRQAQYQTPPLSGPLVVKAFRDAFGHSPSEVFDEFEPNARQAASIGQVHFARKMGKDLAVKVQYPGVGASIRSDIAMVKPVALRVMGLKEETLRPYIAEVEARLLEETDYKLELSRGQSVAAKCGHLPHLQFPTYYPALSAARILTMDWLPGQHLQEFRAENPSQEVRNQLGQALWDFYQYQLRELRQLHADPHPGNFLFSLTDGGTVGVLDFGCVKDVPLLEQQQFLSLLAPETLADPARLATLLTEAGVLRPTDAPALREMYLRTLTQSLELVGRPFRQETFDFGDPTYLKSLYSLGDDLMQDQDLRQQREPRGSAHFVYLNRTYVGLFSLLTELGAVVRTQYDA, encoded by the coding sequence ATGTCTGACCAACCCCAGGAGTCGCTGCCCACTTCCAAAGTGGCTCGCGCCGCCCGCTTCGCCAAAACCGGCTTTAAAGTGGGGGCCAACTACGTGCAGCACTACGCCAAAAAAGCCGTGGGGGCCGACTCGCCGATGGCTGACCTGCACCAGGCCAACGCCGCCGAGCTTTACGGCACGCTAAGCGAGATGAAGGGCTCGGTGCTGAAGGTGGCCCAGATGCTAGCGATGGAGAAAAATCTCCTACCCCCCGCCTACGCCGAGCAGTTCCGCCAGGCGCAGTACCAGACCCCGCCGCTGTCGGGGCCGCTGGTAGTCAAGGCGTTTCGCGATGCTTTCGGGCATTCGCCGAGCGAGGTTTTCGACGAATTTGAGCCCAATGCGCGGCAGGCGGCCAGCATCGGGCAGGTGCATTTTGCCCGCAAAATGGGCAAGGACCTGGCCGTGAAGGTACAGTATCCGGGGGTAGGCGCGAGCATCCGGTCCGACATTGCGATGGTGAAGCCGGTGGCCCTGCGCGTGATGGGCCTCAAGGAGGAAACTCTGCGCCCCTACATCGCCGAGGTGGAGGCGCGCCTACTCGAAGAGACTGACTATAAGCTGGAACTGAGCCGCGGCCAGTCCGTGGCGGCCAAGTGCGGCCACCTGCCGCACCTGCAATTTCCGACCTACTACCCCGCCCTGTCGGCCGCACGCATCCTCACGATGGACTGGCTGCCCGGCCAGCACCTCCAGGAGTTTCGGGCCGAAAACCCCAGCCAGGAAGTGCGCAACCAACTCGGGCAGGCGCTCTGGGATTTTTACCAATATCAGCTGCGCGAGCTGCGGCAGCTGCACGCCGACCCGCACCCCGGCAACTTCCTGTTCAGCCTCACCGATGGCGGCACGGTGGGCGTGCTAGATTTTGGCTGCGTGAAAGACGTGCCGCTGCTGGAGCAGCAGCAGTTTCTGTCGCTGCTGGCCCCCGAAACCCTCGCCGACCCCGCCCGCCTCGCTACCCTGCTCACTGAGGCCGGCGTACTGCGCCCCACCGACGCGCCCGCCCTGCGCGAAATGTACCTGCGCACGCTCACGCAGTCGCTGGAATTGGTGGGCCGGCCTTTTCGGCAGGAAACCTTCGACTTCGGCGACCCTACTTACCTCAAAAGTCTCTACAGCCTGGGCGACGACCTGATGCAGGACCAGGACCTGCGCCAGCAGCGCGAGCCCCGCGGCTCGGCCCACTTCGTGTACCTGAACCGCACCTACGTGGGGCTGTTTTCGCTGCTGACTGAGTTAGGCGCGGTAGTGCGCACTCAATACGACGCCTAG
- a CDS encoding deoxyribodipyrimidine photolyase encodes MKITLFWHRRDLRFQDNAGLAAALQSGHPVLPLFIYDQTILEKLPKDDARLTFIFDQVERLAHEAHEAGGGFLARYGRTPEVFAKLLKDYDVAAVYTNEDYEPYATERDAAIAKLLEKNGVEFNAFKDQVIFAKDELLTKNGKPPKVFGAYSKAWQAKVTPDDFKPHPSSRLFKQENLALPHPADAKRPTLPSMGFARHEQWTPPAALPPAEVVKRYDKVRDLPAEKRGTTRMSVHLRFGTVSIRQLMQQAQELNNKLLNEMIWRDFFMMLLWHFPNTATEAYDPKMRHLPYRDDEAQYQAWCEGRTGYPLVDAGMRQLNETGYIHNRARIAAAGLLVKQLFIDWRLGEHYFSEKLLDYDMSNNVGNWQWMAGTGAIAAPWFRVYSPDSQQKQYDPAYEYVKQWVPEFGTDNYPTPIVDHKFGRERAIDLIRKARNK; translated from the coding sequence ATGAAAATCACCCTCTTCTGGCATCGGCGCGACCTGCGCTTTCAGGATAACGCGGGCCTGGCGGCGGCCTTGCAAAGCGGCCACCCGGTGCTGCCGCTGTTCATTTATGACCAGACTATCCTGGAAAAATTGCCGAAGGACGACGCTCGCCTCACCTTTATTTTTGACCAGGTGGAGCGCCTGGCCCACGAGGCGCATGAGGCCGGCGGCGGCTTTCTGGCGCGCTACGGCCGCACGCCAGAGGTGTTTGCTAAGCTCTTGAAAGACTACGACGTGGCGGCCGTGTACACCAACGAGGACTACGAGCCCTACGCCACCGAGCGCGATGCGGCCATCGCGAAGCTGCTGGAAAAGAACGGCGTAGAATTCAACGCCTTCAAGGACCAGGTAATTTTTGCCAAGGATGAGCTGCTGACCAAAAACGGCAAACCGCCGAAAGTATTCGGGGCCTATTCCAAAGCGTGGCAGGCCAAGGTGACGCCCGATGATTTCAAGCCGCATCCGTCGAGCCGGCTTTTTAAGCAGGAAAACCTGGCCCTACCCCACCCCGCCGATGCCAAGCGGCCCACGCTCCCGAGCATGGGTTTTGCGCGGCATGAGCAGTGGACGCCGCCCGCCGCCCTACCCCCCGCCGAGGTAGTGAAGCGCTACGATAAGGTGCGCGACTTGCCGGCTGAAAAGCGCGGCACCACCCGCATGTCGGTGCATCTGCGCTTTGGCACGGTGAGCATCCGGCAGCTCATGCAGCAGGCCCAGGAGCTGAACAACAAGCTGTTGAACGAGATGATTTGGCGGGATTTCTTTATGATGCTGCTCTGGCATTTCCCCAACACCGCCACCGAAGCCTACGACCCCAAGATGCGCCACCTGCCCTACCGCGACGATGAGGCGCAGTACCAAGCCTGGTGCGAGGGCCGCACCGGCTACCCCCTCGTGGACGCCGGGATGCGCCAACTCAACGAAACCGGCTATATCCACAACCGGGCGCGCATCGCGGCGGCGGGCCTGCTGGTGAAGCAGCTGTTTATCGACTGGCGGCTGGGCGAGCATTATTTCTCCGAGAAGCTGCTCGACTATGACATGAGCAACAACGTGGGCAACTGGCAGTGGATGGCCGGCACCGGGGCCATAGCCGCGCCCTGGTTCAGAGTATATAGCCCCGACAGCCAGCAAAAACAGTACGACCCCGCGTATGAGTACGTGAAGCAGTGGGTGCCCGAGTTCGGCACCGACAACTATCCTACCCCCATTGTGGACCACAAGTTTGGCCGCGAGCGGGCCATTGACCTCATCCGCAAGGCTCGGAATAAGTAG
- a CDS encoding signal peptide peptidase SppA, translating into MSQFFKFVFATLVGLVLFSFVGFLLIVGLVAAAKSAGGDKEIASNSVLELKLDKPITERQEGSDYGPLGGGSASIGLLNLRQAIAEAKDDADIKGIMLRLELVQGGMASLTEVRDALLDFKKSGKFIVSYAEVSSEKSYYLASVADQIYLHPQGSLEFNGLSSEVTFYKNLLDKLGIDVQIFRVGSFKSAVEPFFRTSFSDSARAQTVSYLNSINDDMIAQVAASRQIAVPRLHTISDSMLVRDAPDALRLGLVTKLGYYDEVLDYLRGKLGTAKDKKPSIISLSDYHEGGQIKQREGSTSGQRIAVIYAEGDIVTGNGSSDNIGGDKFAAAIRKARLDDKVKAVVLRVNSPGGSSLASDVIYREVLLTSKVKPIVASMGDVAASGGYYISMACDTIVAQPNTITGSIGVFGLLPNIQKLLSDKLGVTVDRVETGKFSDFPTITRPLTDYEKTQFQREIDKIYADFTSKAALGRHMPVERLRRLASGRVWSGSEAKARGLVDVLGSYDDAVRLAAAHAHLKDGDYSVQRLPRQKTSWERLLNRFGGDDDDDQTAAAEARFAQAKLGPLYPVYRQYQLLLQMRGMQARLPYELEIK; encoded by the coding sequence ATGAGTCAGTTTTTCAAGTTTGTATTCGCCACTCTGGTGGGCCTGGTACTCTTTTCTTTTGTCGGCTTCCTGCTGATTGTGGGTCTGGTGGCGGCCGCCAAAAGTGCCGGCGGCGACAAAGAAATTGCCAGCAACTCGGTCCTGGAGCTGAAGCTCGACAAGCCCATTACAGAGCGCCAGGAAGGCAGCGACTACGGCCCGCTGGGGGGGGGTAGCGCTAGCATTGGCCTGCTGAATCTGCGCCAGGCCATTGCCGAAGCCAAGGACGACGCTGATATTAAAGGCATTATGCTGCGGCTGGAGCTGGTGCAGGGCGGCATGGCCTCACTCACGGAAGTGCGCGACGCGCTGCTCGACTTCAAGAAATCGGGCAAATTCATCGTTTCCTACGCCGAAGTTTCTTCCGAGAAAAGCTACTACCTGGCCAGCGTGGCCGACCAGATTTACCTGCATCCGCAGGGCTCGCTGGAGTTCAACGGCCTCAGCTCGGAAGTTACGTTTTACAAAAACCTGCTTGATAAGTTGGGCATCGACGTGCAGATTTTCCGGGTGGGCTCCTTTAAGAGTGCCGTGGAGCCGTTTTTCCGCACCAGCTTCTCCGATTCGGCCCGCGCCCAAACCGTGTCGTATCTCAACTCTATTAATGATGACATGATTGCGCAGGTGGCGGCCAGCCGCCAGATTGCCGTGCCGCGCCTGCACACTATTTCCGATTCGATGCTGGTGCGCGACGCGCCCGACGCCCTGCGCCTGGGCCTCGTGACCAAGCTCGGCTACTACGACGAAGTACTTGACTACCTGCGCGGTAAGCTCGGCACGGCCAAAGACAAAAAGCCGAGCATTATCAGCCTGAGCGACTACCACGAAGGCGGGCAAATCAAGCAGCGCGAAGGCAGCACCAGCGGCCAGCGCATCGCCGTCATCTACGCCGAGGGCGACATCGTAACTGGTAACGGCTCAAGCGATAACATCGGGGGCGACAAGTTTGCCGCCGCCATCCGCAAGGCCCGCCTCGACGACAAGGTGAAGGCCGTAGTGCTGCGCGTGAACTCGCCCGGCGGCTCGTCGCTGGCCTCCGACGTGATTTACCGCGAAGTGCTGCTCACCAGCAAGGTCAAGCCCATCGTGGCCAGCATGGGCGACGTGGCGGCCAGCGGCGGATACTATATCAGCATGGCCTGCGATACCATTGTGGCTCAGCCCAATACCATCACGGGCAGCATTGGCGTGTTTGGCCTGCTGCCCAATATTCAGAAGCTGTTGTCTGATAAGCTTGGCGTGACGGTGGACCGCGTGGAAACGGGCAAGTTCTCGGACTTCCCCACCATCACGCGCCCGCTCACCGACTACGAAAAAACGCAGTTTCAACGCGAAATAGACAAGATTTACGCCGACTTCACCAGCAAGGCGGCCCTGGGCCGGCACATGCCCGTGGAGCGCCTGCGCCGCCTGGCCTCGGGCCGGGTCTGGAGCGGCAGCGAGGCCAAGGCCCGCGGTCTGGTCGATGTGCTGGGCAGCTACGACGATGCCGTGCGCCTGGCCGCCGCCCACGCCCACCTCAAAGACGGCGACTACTCAGTACAGCGCCTGCCGCGCCAGAAAACTAGCTGGGAGCGCCTGCTCAACCGCTTCGGCGGCGACGACGACGACGACCAAACGGCCGCCGCCGAGGCGCGTTTTGCACAGGCCAAGCTAGGGCCGCTCTACCCGGTGTATCGCCAGTACCAACTGCTGCTGCAAATGCGCGGCATGCAGGCCCGCCTGCCATATGAGCTGGAAATCAAGTAG
- a CDS encoding AAA family ATPase has translation MAFLFDIPTPPPLAERRRPRRLADYAGQTHLLGEQGVLRRYLAAGRLHSLILWGPPGVGKTTLALLLAEELKRPFTMLSAINAGVKDVREVIERAKKQSGTILFIDEIHRFSKAQQDALLGAVENGTVTLIGATTENPSFEVIPALLSRCQVYTLEALGADTLREIVRRALAEDEQLSQIPTDVVEDHALLALSGGDARKLLGLLELVVQSTPPDPATGRVQLTDEAVQRTAQRPLARYDKGGEMHYDVISAFIKSIRGSDPNAALYYLAVMLEGGEDVKFIARRLLILSSEDIGNANPNALLLAQSCFQACTVIGLPESDLILSQTVIYLATSPKSNAAYTAIRAAQAQVRAQGVHPVPVPLRNAPTKLLKELGYGQAYQYSHNAAGNFAYQEFMPDALSGTRYYDPGDNPAEAKIRERLREWWQEKYGY, from the coding sequence ATGGCTTTCCTTTTCGATATCCCTACCCCCCCGCCGCTGGCCGAACGCCGCCGCCCGCGCCGCCTGGCCGACTACGCCGGCCAAACCCACCTGCTGGGCGAGCAGGGCGTGCTGCGCCGCTACCTGGCCGCCGGCCGCCTACACTCCCTCATTTTGTGGGGGCCGCCCGGCGTGGGCAAAACCACCCTGGCCCTGCTGCTGGCCGAAGAATTAAAGCGCCCTTTTACCATGCTTTCGGCCATCAATGCCGGCGTGAAGGACGTGCGCGAGGTCATCGAGCGGGCCAAAAAGCAGTCGGGCACCATCCTGTTTATTGATGAGATTCACCGCTTTAGCAAGGCGCAGCAGGATGCGCTGCTGGGCGCGGTGGAGAACGGCACCGTCACGCTCATCGGGGCCACCACGGAGAACCCGTCGTTTGAAGTAATTCCGGCGCTTCTGTCTCGCTGCCAGGTCTATACGCTGGAGGCGCTGGGGGCCGATACGCTGCGCGAAATCGTGCGCCGGGCGCTGGCCGAAGATGAGCAGCTCAGCCAGATTCCGACCGATGTGGTCGAAGACCACGCCCTGCTGGCCCTCAGCGGCGGCGACGCCCGCAAGCTGCTGGGCCTGCTGGAACTGGTGGTGCAAAGCACCCCGCCCGACCCCGCCACCGGCCGCGTGCAGCTCACCGATGAGGCTGTGCAGCGCACCGCCCAGCGCCCGCTGGCCCGCTACGACAAGGGCGGCGAGATGCACTACGACGTGATTTCGGCCTTTATCAAAAGCATCCGCGGCTCCGACCCCAACGCCGCGCTCTACTACCTGGCCGTGATGCTCGAAGGCGGCGAAGACGTGAAATTCATCGCCCGCCGCCTGCTTATTCTGAGTTCCGAAGACATCGGCAACGCCAACCCCAACGCCCTGCTGCTGGCCCAGAGCTGCTTCCAGGCCTGCACCGTTATCGGCCTGCCCGAGTCCGATTTAATTCTGAGCCAGACGGTTATCTACCTCGCCACCTCGCCCAAGAGCAACGCGGCCTACACGGCCATTCGGGCGGCGCAGGCCCAAGTGCGAGCGCAGGGCGTGCATCCGGTGCCGGTGCCGCTGCGCAACGCGCCCACCAAGCTGCTCAAGGAGCTGGGCTACGGCCAGGCCTACCAGTACTCGCACAATGCCGCGGGCAACTTCGCCTACCAGGAATTTATGCCCGACGCCCTGAGCGGCACCCGTTACTATGACCCCGGCGACAACCCCGCGGAGGCCAAAATCCGGGAGCGCCTGCGCGAGTGGTGGCAGGAAAAATACGGCTACTAA
- a CDS encoding aminopeptidase produces the protein MKKFPTVAVFGALLLAGLAPVAHAQTALYQPRDIKRAFDRGTRAADGRPGPNYWQNRARYDITVQALPPARAIKGRETITYFNNSPDTLKSLVFRLIQNIHKPGAARDRDAAPDYLTTGVQVDSFAVNGQARPFDSQRAGTMQEVALPRPLLPHDSVRLNVAWHFPISLESGREGMIDKTTFFLAYFYPRVAVYDDYNGWDRLPFVDSKEFYNDFNDYTLRVQAPANYLVWATGTLQNAWQVLQPTYAKRLEKSMTSEALMHIVTAADLAKKDITAQRPINTWVWTARDISDVTLGLSDHYVWDAASVIVDPATKRRASVQAAFADSTADFHSSVKFSQNALSWFSRNWPGVPYPFPKMTVFQGFADMEYPMMVNDSPERDLQFAQLVQDHEIAHTYFPFYMGINESRYAFMDEGWATTFELLIGRAENGEKAADEFYRKFRVTRWIHDPSTAEDLPIITPSSELRSGYGNNSYGKASLSYLALKDMLGDELFKKSLHAYMDRWHGKHPIPWDYFNSMSNASGQDLTWFFHNWFFTNGYIDLALTKADRTAQGTAITIQNVGGFAVPVDLKVTYADGSTETLHRSPDLWRANQQQATIALPPGKIVKSVALDHGIYLDADPRNDQLAVQ, from the coding sequence ATGAAAAAATTTCCTACTGTTGCGGTTTTTGGTGCCCTCCTGCTGGCTGGCCTTGCCCCCGTCGCCCACGCCCAAACTGCTCTCTACCAGCCCCGCGACATTAAGCGGGCGTTTGACAGGGGCACCCGCGCCGCCGACGGCCGGCCCGGCCCCAACTACTGGCAAAACCGCGCCCGCTACGACATCACGGTGCAGGCCCTACCCCCCGCCCGCGCCATCAAGGGCCGCGAAACGATTACCTATTTCAACAACAGCCCCGATACGCTGAAATCACTGGTTTTCAGGCTGATTCAGAATATTCACAAGCCTGGCGCGGCCCGCGACCGCGACGCCGCGCCCGACTACCTGACCACCGGCGTGCAGGTCGATAGCTTTGCCGTGAACGGGCAGGCGCGGCCCTTCGACAGCCAGCGGGCGGGCACCATGCAAGAGGTGGCCCTACCCCGCCCGTTGCTGCCCCACGACTCGGTGCGGCTGAACGTGGCCTGGCATTTCCCTATTTCGCTGGAAAGCGGGCGCGAGGGCATGATTGACAAGACGACGTTCTTTCTGGCCTACTTCTACCCGCGCGTGGCGGTTTACGACGACTACAACGGCTGGGACCGCCTGCCCTTCGTGGACAGCAAGGAGTTTTACAACGACTTCAACGACTACACGTTGCGGGTGCAGGCCCCGGCCAACTACCTCGTGTGGGCCACCGGCACGCTGCAAAACGCCTGGCAGGTGTTGCAGCCGACTTACGCCAAGCGGCTCGAAAAATCCATGACCAGCGAGGCGTTGATGCACATTGTCACGGCCGCCGATTTGGCCAAAAAAGACATTACTGCTCAGCGGCCCATCAACACCTGGGTGTGGACGGCCCGCGACATTTCGGACGTGACGCTGGGCCTGAGCGACCACTACGTGTGGGACGCGGCCAGCGTAATCGTGGACCCCGCCACCAAGCGCCGGGCCAGTGTGCAGGCCGCATTTGCCGATTCCACGGCCGATTTTCACTCGTCGGTGAAGTTCAGCCAGAATGCGCTGAGCTGGTTTTCGCGCAACTGGCCGGGCGTGCCCTACCCCTTCCCCAAGATGACTGTTTTCCAGGGTTTTGCCGACATGGAATACCCGATGATGGTGAACGACAGCCCCGAAAGAGACCTGCAATTTGCGCAGCTGGTGCAGGACCACGAGATTGCGCACACGTATTTCCCGTTCTACATGGGCATTAACGAAAGCCGCTACGCCTTCATGGACGAGGGCTGGGCCACCACGTTTGAGCTGCTGATTGGGCGGGCCGAGAACGGCGAAAAAGCGGCCGACGAGTTCTACCGCAAGTTTCGGGTCACGCGCTGGATTCACGACCCCAGCACCGCCGAGGACTTGCCCATCATCACGCCCAGCAGCGAGCTGCGGTCGGGCTACGGCAACAATTCGTATGGCAAGGCATCGCTCAGCTATCTGGCGCTCAAGGATATGCTCGGCGATGAGCTGTTCAAAAAGAGCCTGCACGCCTACATGGACCGCTGGCACGGCAAGCACCCCATTCCGTGGGATTATTTCAATTCGATGAGCAACGCCTCGGGCCAGGACCTAACGTGGTTTTTTCACAACTGGTTCTTTACCAACGGCTATATTGACCTGGCCCTCACCAAAGCCGACCGAACGGCCCAGGGCACGGCCATCACCATCCAAAACGTGGGCGGCTTCGCCGTGCCGGTCGATTTGAAAGTGACCTACGCCGACGGCAGCACCGAAACCTTGCACCGCTCGCCCGACCTCTGGCGCGCCAACCAGCAGCAGGCCACCATTGCCCTACCCCCCGGCAAAATAGTGAAGTCAGTGGCCCTCGACCACGGTATCTACCTGGACGCCGACCCGCGCAACGACCAGCTGGCCGTGCAGTAG
- a CDS encoding oxidoreductase, producing MNFTGKNILVVGASSGIGLATAQLLAADGATLFTASRHLSPELAALSTTHFTYDATQPVGTAFDALPEVLHGLVYCPGSIKLRPFERVPADDFRADFELNVLGAVQALQATVKRLKKAEGGGSVVLFSTVAAAVGMSFHTSIATAKAAVEGLTRALAAEYAASGLRVNCLAPSLTDTPLAAALLNTPEKAEAGARRHPLQRVGRATDLASMAAFLLSDQATFITGQVLAVDGGMGKLK from the coding sequence ATGAATTTTACTGGTAAGAATATCCTCGTGGTCGGCGCTTCGTCGGGCATCGGGCTGGCCACGGCCCAGCTGCTGGCGGCCGACGGTGCCACGCTTTTCACGGCTTCGCGCCACCTCTCGCCCGAGCTGGCAGCCCTGAGCACCACCCACTTCACCTACGACGCTACCCAGCCCGTGGGCACCGCCTTCGACGCGCTGCCCGAGGTGCTGCACGGCCTCGTGTACTGCCCCGGCTCCATCAAGCTACGGCCTTTCGAGCGGGTGCCGGCCGATGATTTTCGCGCCGATTTTGAGCTGAACGTGCTGGGCGCGGTGCAGGCGCTGCAAGCCACCGTGAAGCGCCTCAAGAAGGCCGAAGGCGGGGGTAGCGTGGTGTTGTTCAGCACCGTAGCGGCCGCCGTGGGCATGAGTTTCCACACCAGCATTGCCACGGCCAAAGCCGCCGTGGAGGGCCTCACCCGCGCCCTGGCCGCCGAATACGCCGCCAGCGGCCTGCGCGTCAACTGTCTGGCACCCAGCCTCACCGATACGCCCCTGGCCGCCGCCCTGCTCAACACGCCCGAAAAGGCCGAAGCCGGCGCCAGGCGCCACCCCTTGCAGCGCGTGGGCCGGGCCACCGACTTGGCCAGCATGGCCGCCTTCCTGCTGTCTGACCAAGCCACGTTCATCACCGGCCAAGTGCTGGCCGTGGATGGCGGCATGGGCAAGTTAAAATAA